The following nucleotide sequence is from Salvia splendens isolate huo1 chromosome 2, SspV2, whole genome shotgun sequence.
gccaaataaggacactaactaagtccggtcaaagaagagtttacttcataagaccgaggacgagtacaataaatgaaataaaaaatcgctgaactgtaaatacgcagtgatagaagcgaaatgaaaaaatttcatttactaagtcttgttgggcatacaattccgctgccctacgagaatgcgttacaccattacaaaggactattctactgtctacgattgctaaagttgagccacctatccgaaaaatcctcatgatgctgagttcgggcgttccgagcagttgaagaataagtaggtggacgagatgctctgatcgacctaccgcctcttccctgagtccgggaagttctagcacctcggcggcgaagagtcacttcacgaagcattcgctgatcttgctcactcatattcacaactcctctacgaacttcagggcgttcttgtcttgacgtttccggttgctcctgagtccgttgctgatttggagtagaattttgagtaagtggattagaggtttgagttggagtgtgagcatctgttagcgggaaacggctaaggaatctctcgattgagggacgccgggaaagaatgatgtcgtacagagaagccaagcgccgcaatgatttcacaacttgttggcaagccgagctctccagcacattgttcttccggagtacatgaagcttctcccacagttcatcaacttgattctgaacttcatatatagtcattcccccgcgcccgcagatgaaatcttcatatgcagtcctctcagcgatgacagtattcagctcggcctccagatctttctttatgcactctaagtccttattgttggactccagctccactaaacgagccaagagttcatcatacttcatctggtcatctatagcttttttctcagcttcatttaaagccaaagagtatagccgcttccagtgaagtacctccagctccttagagttaagaatacgaagcagctatgtcagttcggcatttcagtttaccgagcaggcagtaaaccacaataggagtaaaagagattaagaaaagctataaggaagacacgagtgtagaaagaagaatttttttcattcacaagaaaaaatttacacaaggagggcttcaaggccattttacaaatagaaagaaagaaactaaactaagagaagggagacgaaatcatactccgccagtttcgtctccggcttccctgtgggtttcagcttctttctccttgtcgacctcggtctcagcctcggcctccctcctccctccctcctgctcggcgcccccatcgccgatctgctgcacctcttgctcggcgtgcccgtcgccggtctgctgatccttctgctcggtctccttgccggcctcattttcctgctcaccctcttctttgaaaattgaagcgggtgaaacaggccccaaggaggcaaagatggcctccatgttctcgtcacggtcagcacggcaattacggactcgttcagcagaaagcaggaccgatgaagacgcaagctcctcaaggagcggcagactctggagacgcgctgcaatctctcggccatacagcggcaagacgacttcgggttcctgctcaacattatcggtcatcaatttcagcagatcaccgataagggccgaaaattgattgctcaaaaagagtttctccgtataaacacggagagcctccccctgagcaaccacggcagccgcctccctctgtttcgaccgctctctctggatgatgagctggtctttggcacgctgggcttcatcctgagccgagatcatagcggcccttgccctctcaaagtctgcccgagcctgttcggcctggtgacgagcaacattcaaattcctctgcatctcatcataatcgctggacgctttagagagttcaactgtgacgagtttgcagagcatattgttcctctgaaaatggaaaaaggaaaaagtcaacagaggggccacaaaaaaaaatataggaaagaagcaaagccagaaaatcaagaagaaaattcacctctacaaagtcctttggccataaaaagggctcagagatatgttccgaagtggccgtaaccactcctgatccataacccccctggacaatgtctctctctggcgcttttgggggtttctgagtcttcgccttcccccttgccgaggtcgatcccggcttttttggatccgaacactgactcgaagaggtcttctgcctcttcggattcttctcggcatcagacgccgagctggtggttttctgtttctccggctcctttgattcggaggatttgcgaccaagcttgcttagcatgttcactgccaaaaagcaagaaaacaaagttagttttcgccgctaaagcagtaaagcataaaaaagaaatcctcaccctcagtctcttcgtccgaagacgaggagtcgaacacgaagtcacccttgacgagctcagattccaaatactgtttcctaatcatgggaatcttattgagcccgccctcgagctcgtccaacggttctacccgaggatgaggaattacggacttcggccctctccaggaaaagtccggagccgctgtcctattgtaaaaaaagaaacgatttttccacatcggccatttggttttacagaaggctctaaagggctgtaaagggatcaagtaaaaccaggatccctttctcttaaactgaaagaaattaaggattgccctcagagacagatccttttctagtctacgcagctcggcagcaaaggccgataagtgcctccaagaatttggagtcacctgacctaaaggaagttggaaaaaatcaagaagctctacaaaggcggggggaagagggaaacgaagcccgcattctaagcaggcttcgtaaacggtggcataaccctccggcggcgagttagccctatgagtgtcgtcgggaatcaccactaaccccccaggaagaaaatattttctgtgtaaggatatcacagtatccttactcaaaatgctgtgaaaatattctaccgtcttctccccagactttttccggccagaagatcccttaccccccttcctaccactacctgattcagaaacagtttcagaagaagaagacatgattcttactctttgatggtcgaaagtctctgaagaaattcttgaagaagcggaagaaaattttacgaaaaagagagagaatgcagaagaaataatcgcaaaagtgttccaatgatgaagaaaggaaatatttatcagattcgcagaggcgtttcaaattcgtcgcaccgtttcaaatcccactttttctggattctctggccggatttgctgtcacatttaatgcagacacgtgcagagcacgtcccctgacgtcagcctcccccttacacttatccaaaatgccgaagtgattcacttcgcttttcgggggggtggtgatgggatacgaactaaacaactaaacaataattgcgagcccaatagcagtgacggcccatcagcccaaaacccaagaaagagtatcagttcggcacaaccaaagagttcggtcacagcctatagctcggtaaaagccgaccaatcgagctcaactctcagatcggcaaaagctgatcggcaaagttcagcagttcggtctcagtattcgaccgaacaaggagatagtggacccatgcaggatctccacgacctccattacacccacgatctatttagtggtattaagcagttatcaacccccctaccagggctgcaaaccacgatcttagttcgaatgtataaatagaacttagatcagatagaccagggttaagttctctagatcctgaatctcatatagcaaatcagtattgtaatctgtaacctagatcaagcaatacaaatttgccctctattcttcccgtggacgtagatttacctcagtaaatcgaaccacgtaattttcagtgttgtgatcttcatttattacttgcatttattcccataaaaaattcgctaaatcatcactaAACTATGTGATTTAGCTAACTTAATCAAACATGTAGCATGCCCTAAAAATTGTCATGAGACAGTTAAACAAAAATACTATCGATGTTATGatatcattaattattttgaaaaattgcgATATCGGCCGAAATTTTTTCTCATTGAGACAATCTTGAAATGTACTACGGGGGAATTTCTACTCATGGCCAAATATACAATAGAGCTTACCAAATTGGaaacttttttattaatttcagtTTTGTAAAAAACACGTCAGTCTCATGCATCTTTCTTTAATGAAATGCGTGAGAATCACGTGTCTTTCAAAAGACTTCAATTGATTATTTTTGATAAAGAGGAATTGATTCAACACGCTCACAAATCATCTTCGATTTATAGGAATTGGTTCAATAGCCTTCCGCAACGCGTCCCTTAGCCGTCACTTATCTCGTCCCGGAATGACGGAACGGTTAAGGGATGGCGTTGCAGCCTTCCGTCTCCATCCCGTCACGGAGAAACGCCCGTCCCGGAGGGATAGCTCGCGAGAAGTCTCGCCACACGcgttggcgacgtggcgagctcctgTTCGTcagtgacgcccactcgccggcccgagagtgggcgtcgtttttatccggaaaaatgtttttttttgttttttttttaaatttaggaaaatttcaaaaaattaaaaaaaaaatcctaaaaaatatactagccaTTTATAGGCgttttttgcaaatttttaatttttttaagcctccaatcacttctataaatatcaaatcattcccacaaattaatccaccataaaaaaatgttttttatttaaattgtgtattttatttttaggattttgttAATgaggtttttaaattttttagaattttaagttgtaattttattttattttatttttaataaagtgtgtttttttaattgaatttggttggtaataaaaataaaaatgaaaatgaatgaatagtaatttaagggacggttaagggacaggGGGTTGCagattccgtcccttaattaagggatggagtaaaaaagtacagtggggtctgcgaatagtaatttaagggacgattTAGTGATatcgttgtggatggcctaactaTCTTACCATACATAGTGCCTTTTGGCTAAATTTCCCACACAAAATCTCTTCCAAATCCATAACTTGAGAGTTAATGTAATCCTCCAAATCTTCTCCAAGCCATTAAAATTCAATCTCACGATCTCCATAATCTTTTAAAAATCTTTTGAAAGGCACACGAGTCACATTTCATTAAAGAAAGACGCATAAGGCTAATTCTATCTCTCACAAAgctggaattttattttttaaaaaaacttttcAATCTGAAAAGCTCTATGGGCAATTCACCCAAATTATGATAATTAttgatcattttttaaaatttggcctttaatgattttattttttatttttgcaatTTGCACTCCTTTCAAGTACTAATATGCTACTACTACAAAATAAATTGCGCCATGACTTAAACGttggagatttttttttctattatttttccATCATCAATTTTGATGGCGTCTTCTCTCTCTAGAAGACTATTTCTCTCAATGCCCTCACCACTCTCTTCCCTTTCTAACACTTTCTGCACCAAAACTCTCTGATTCGGAGGCCGATTCTCCCCCTCCAAACCAGCAGCGCGCCAACGCCGATCGACCACTCGAAAACGGCTTGGACCTCGGCATTTACAAGGCGATATTGGTGGGGCAGGCGCCCATTCAGAAGCGCCTGAGGAGCGGGAAAACGGTAACCCTAATTTCACTCGGAACTGGCGGCATTCGCAACAATCGGAGGCCGCGTGATTACGCTAATCGCTGCGCGGTGCAGTGGCACAGGGTCTCCGTTTACCCTGACAGATTGGGCGAGCTTGCCGCGAAGAATCTCGCCCCTGGCTTCACATTGTTCGTGGAAGGGAATCTGGAGACTACAATATTCAATGATCCGATAACAGGGCTTGTCCGTCGAATCAGAGAGATCGCTGTGCGTCGGAATGGCAGGATTTTGGTTCTGGGAGACGGAGCTGAAGCAGCGCAGTTTTCAAGGACTGATATGAGTGCTGTTGGATATTACTGAGGTGATACTCTCTCTTTCCATTGCTCTGTTAGAATTATTTACCCTTGATCGCAATGCTTTAGTTGGATTTGGCTTTGACCTGCCATGAATGTGGGCAAAATTCCACGTATGTACGTTATGGGAGAtgatatccgccatttgtacccgaAAAAAAAACGTTTTCAGTGATGGGAAAAACGTGTGAGCCTCTTGCGTGTTTTAACCAAACACGCGATAGTCTCTTGCGTGTATCCAAGACACGCGTTACTCTCATGCgtgttttaattaaacacgcatcaagctcatgcgtgtttgaatgaatgaaaAATCGACGATTCTCCCCTCTTCCTTCACTCCCAGCAGCTCCCTCTCTGCACGCCCAGCGACGAGACGGCGCCGAATTCGTCATCTAGCCGACGAAAATCGAAGTGAATCCGACATCTAGCTGCTCTCATTCCTCTTTTaagtgttgttaggtaactTTTTACCCTTAATTTCGATTTTAGTTGGTAATAGTTTAGGGTTCAtggtttgaaattttttgttgaattattgaatttgtgaattattgaaattggtgtCGAATTTTTGTTGGATTATTGAAATTGGTTTCGAATTTTTGGTGTTGGGATGAATTTGtgatgaatttggtgttgaattgTGATGAAAGACAAATGTTAAAAGACATATTAAACTTTACAATTTTTATCAATcttattattttgtaatttgttCCAATCAAAAAGTATACTTTACTTAATCGGATTTAGAATAGTTAAAAGCAAATTAGTTGAAAGCACCGTCAACTTTAGATTTGTTTAGTTCTTTTAACAATGAAAATTGATTTGTTTTGATAAACTAAGATTGTTGTTTGATGAAAATTATTGTTAGTAACTAAGATTTGGTGTTGAATTTGATCTCAGAGGATTGAACTCTATATGAGCTGattgaattttgaaatataagtaaaatatatggagtaatgtatactaattgatttttatatatacactTAACTAGATGACGAGCCGAAGATCCttctatattataattaaacatGTTAATTGTTGATTATATTAGGATGTCGCGATATGGACCAGAAGATCCTTCTGTATTGCATTATCAGCACAGTCATATATCTCGCAAGGCGTGGGCAGACGACGAAGCAACTCCTTTCAATATTCGGCGCTTTGAGGGCCATTTTTGGGAAATAGATAATCATCACAGACGCGTGATTGATTATGTCTGCAGATTTGGTTTTGGTGGAGTTTTTTACTGTGGGAAGTCTCTAGATGTAGATCATGCTTTGATCACAACTTTggttgaacgttggaggccagagacacaTACATGGTTTGTTGGGCTATTGTCGAAGCACATGAGCCTAAGCGCGTTGTGAGACAATTTGGAGGCACTCGGTTCATTCCGGAATTGCGTGATTGGGGTTTCAATGAAActcatttcaaaacaaatcGTCGTGGAAAATCTAAAACTCATTTCAAAACTAcagtggttatcatcaaattcgaattagagaaggagatgaatggaaaacaACCCAGTTCGTCTTAGATTTTCCACGACgatttgttttgaaatgagTTTCATTGAAACCTCAATCACACAATTCCGGAATGAACGGAGTGCCTCCAAATTGTCTCACAACGCGCTTAGGCTCATGTGCTTCGACAATAGCCCAACAAACCATGTACGTCACAGATCTCCAACTGTTGTTTATCTCGAGGCAGGAGTCTAGCAATTGACGGTCC
It contains:
- the LOC121772609 gene encoding single-stranded DNA-binding protein, mitochondrial-like; translated protein: LLSLEDYFSQCPHHSLPFLTLSAPKLSDSEADSPPPNQQRANADRPLENGLDLGIYKAILVGQAPIQKRLRSGKTVTLISLGTGGIRNNRRPRDYANRCAVQWHRVSVYPDRLGELAAKNLAPGFTLFVEGNLETTIFNDPITGLVRRIREIAVRRNGRILVLGDGAEAAQFSRTDMSAVGYY